The window CAGGTATCTTCGAGGCAGCCGAGACTGCTCTCACGGCCGACGAGTACGTCTACGTCGGCGACACGTACGACGAAGATATCGTAGGTGCACGTCGTGCTGGTTGGGACGCGATACACGTCGGGGACGACGGGCCGGCAGAGGACCCAGCACGAGTCGAGTCGGTCGACGACGCAGTCGCTCGATTGTTCGACTGAGGGCAGAACGGAGAGCGAGACTGACTACGGCAGTTCGCCGACTTTCTCACCAGCGTAGCCGAAGATGTCGGCGTACCCGTATGCAGAGAGTAAGATTGGGTAGAAGTCGCGCTCGGCGGCGAACGTCTCGGCGTCGGCACGTGCGAACACCTCCCCGGATTCGACCGGTTCGAAGTTGTGTGCGAGAACCTCGTACTCGTCGGCGTCCGGCTTGGGGAGTCGTTCGAGGAGTTTGAACACGTCGAGGCTGTTCTCTCGGGGGGCGGCGAGTTTCAAGCGGTCGTCTTCGGTCTGTGATTCGATATCGTCGCCGCCGTCGCTGGCGACTGTCGGGGCGGGGAGGACGTTCGTCGCCGTGAGGAACGCGCGGATGAGCCAGTAGGCGTTTTCGGCCGCTTCGTCGGACTTCTGGAGGCCCGCTTCGACTTCGACGGTGTGGGCGTGTTCGATGAGTCGCCCCTCTGCGAAGTTGTTCGTCTCGACGGCGACGTCGACGGGGAGACGTGGGAGAATCGACCGCGCGATTGCGTCGACGGTGTCGACGATGGCGAACGGTTCGGCGTACGACTGCGTCGAGTGGATAGAAAAGGCAGTCGTGCCGCGGACTTCCCGGCCCAAGTCGTGCGCGAGGCGACGCTCGTGACTCTCCGCGTGTGGGTCGCCGGGGAAGGCGCGGTTGAGGTCCTCGTCGAGGTACCGAACGTCCGCGTCAAGGGCCTCCTCGTTGGCGATGATGAGTTTCACCGGGCGTTCGACGTCTGGGTCTTCCGCAACGAACCGTTCGATGGCGCGCGCGCCACACGGTTCGTCACCGTGAATCGACCCGACGACCGACACTTCCGGGGTGCCGTCACCGAGTTCGTAGATTCGCATTGCCGGGTCCTAGAGCCAGGGGCTAAAGGCCTTTAAGATTCTTCCTGTGTGTTCACAGACAAAATTTGGTCGACTCCGACGGTACCGACTGCGGGGCGTCAGTGGTCCAACTGCGCCGCGTAGTCGTAATCGGCAGGGTAGGCAGTCGCCTGCTGTCCATCGAGTGTAATCTGCCACTCGTGGAGTTCTGTTGGGTCGTCGAGTGCCGCCCGGAGTGTCGCTCGAACGTCGTCTACGTCCACGCCGTAGAAGTCGCTCGGAGTGCCGCGGAGGTACTGCAAGGCCGTTTCGAACAGCGAGCGCATCCCGACGTCGTTCTCGAAGTCGAAGTGCTTGTACGCGCCTGCGGCCACCTGTACCATCCCGTGGAGGAAGGCGCTCTCTGTCGTTCCCGCGCCGTAGTTGTACCATTCGTCTTCGAAACAGTCGTGACTCTCGTGGAAGTCGGCCGAGTTGAACAGGCGGACGCCGTGTTCGACTGCTCTCCGGAGCGTCGCGTGTTCCCACATCCGTACGTCCGCGTTCCACCCAGACGGGTTCCCGAGTGGCGGGGCAACACTCGGGTCTCGGGTGTGTTCGTCCATGGAGAGGAACAGGTCGGGTGTCCCGGTAATACCATCGGTGGTGCGGTAGCGCCGCAGAGACCTTTACTGGGTCGGCGACCAACCACCGTATATGACCGACTCAGGGACCGAGTGTACCTACTGCGGATGCGACGTGTACCGACACGACCCCGTCTTCGTCGAGGAACTGGAGAATGGCGAACGCGTCTCCGCCGGTTCGTTCTGTAACTACGCGTGTCTCACGTCCTACGTCGAGGCCGAGAACCTCTCGCTCGGCGCGACCTGTGAATTACCTCCAGAGTGACCGAGACCGGACGCGGGTTCACCAGACACTTCGCCGCAATGCACGTCATATTTACGTCCAGTTCGCACACTCGGTAGCAATGGCACTCGCATCTGCACTCGTGGCAGGCGGCGTCATCGGTATCCGGCACGCGCTGGAGGCCGACCACCTCGCCGCCGTCGCGACGATGGTCGAAGACGACGGAAACCCGAGCATCGTCGGCGCTTCGTGGGGCGTCGGTCACTCGATTCCAATCGTCGTCGTCGGTCTCCTGTTCGTCGCACTCGGTGTTCGCCTGCCCGAGTCGGTGACGCACTTCTTCGAGGTCACCGTCGGTGCGATACTCGTCGTCCTCGGGGCTCGAATGCTCCTTCGTGCTGCTGGCGTATCGTTCCCGACGTTCCGGAATCACGACCACGGAGCGCAGACCCATCGACACGTCTCGCTCGGCAGCGTCGCACTCGGGACGAAACACACACACGTCCACGACGAGTCGTTCGCCGTCGGCGTCCTCCACGGATTCGCCGGCAGTGGAGCACTCGTCATCGCGATGGTGTCCGCCGCACCCGGAATGGGGCAAGCCGTCGCGTTCCTCACCGCGTTTAGTCTGCTGACGGTGGCGACGATGGCGACTGTCTCAACGCTCTGGGGGCGGTCGATGGACGTTGGCGGGACGCGCCTCCTTCGCGCTACAGCAGGCGTCGTCGGCGTGGTCGTGGGCGGACTCCTCGTCGTCGAGCAGGTTGGACTCTTCGTCTAACGATTCGCAACGTTTTAGCGGTCCCCCTGACCTATCTTCATACGCGCGAGGGTAGCTAAGTCAGGAAAAAGCGGCGGACTCAAGATCCGCTCTCGTAGGAGTCCGTGGGTTCAAATCCCTCCCCTCGCACTTGCTCCGAGAAACGAAGTGACGAGTGGCAAGTGTGCACGAGGGATTTGAATCAGGAAGCGTCAGCGACCGTGGTTCAAATCCCTCCCCTCATACACAGAATCGACACGGCCACTGCCACAGTCTGACGACTCCGCACTGTCACCAACATACCCACGAATATGTCTAAACCATCAGTAATTTTACTACCAATTAAGCCACCATTTATCACGACCGTGTATATCCGTCGTCGTCTCGAGTCGGGTCTCGCGCTCACTCGTGGGGCGTGGTACCAACAGACCACGTTTCTCGTGAAAACCACGAGACTGCGGTCTAATCGGTACGACATTCGTGGTGTGATAGAAGGAGCGACGAGCGCATGAAAGTCCAGTTAGGAGACCTGAATTTCGGTCGCCACTGACGTATCAGAGAATATCAGAAACATTCATTATGTTATCGAGCATACTATAGTATTGCCGGAAGCGCAAGGACGCACCGGATGACCAAACCGAATCCAATCGGGCGGTGTGAAAGGCACCGACGATGGTACGCATCGCAAGATGCGGAGGAATGGGATCGACATGAACACCGAGTCTTTCGTAAAAGGAAGACGAGGTCAAAGTGCCGAAGAGGAACCGAAGCAACCCCGCTAACCACACTGCGAGTGTGTGGCACGAAAGCCAAGTACCGGACCACGAGGAATCGGAGTTCGGGAAGTCGGCGCAAGCCGAAAAAGGCTGTGAGGGTTGTGGAAAACGTCTTCCGTCCGGGTTCTAATTGCGAATTCTGGCGTTTTCCGTTATCCACCCGCCGAGCGAGTGGACCGTGTTTTCAATCGTCGTCAGACTCAGTGAGCAGTCGCTTCATCGCGCGGAGGTACTCGGATGCGACGACCGGTTCGTCCGCCGCAGTTCGCTCGACTGCGGCAAGTCCGTGTTCCAATCGTTCGTTCACCAATCCCGGCGGCACCTTGTGGTGGACGATACGTCGTGCTTCGTCGGTACACTCCAGTGCAGTGCCGGTATCACCACGTCGAACAGCGTCGCGTGCCTCGTCGAAGGCCGTCGTGAGCGAATCACGGACGCTCACCGGGAGGTCGCCTGCATCTCTCACGGATACCGATAGGCGAGTCAGTGTGAAAAGCCACCGGGCCGACGTCGTCGCGCCGCAGGCGGCCGATTAGCCACCAGTCAGTTGCGCCGCCACGTCGTCAGCGACCGCGTGCCGACGCTGACCGGTCGATGGATATAGGCCGCTTCCCGCTCCTGTCACGTCCATGAACGAACTCGGTGCCCGTGCGGACCGTGCGCAACGCGCGGCACGTGACGGCGGCGCAGTCGCGCGACGAGCCTTCCGAACCGACATCGCCGTCGAGACGAAAGGCGGAAAGACGGACGTCGTCACGGAGGCGGACCGGGCCACCCAACGACGCGTTATCGACCGTATCCACGGTTCGTTCCCGGACGACGCCATCGTCGGGGAAGAAGAAGACGAGCTGAAGTCGGTCCCAGACGAGGGGGCCTCGTGGGTCATCGACCCTATCGACGGGACGAACAACTTCGTCCGCGACATCCCCGTGTGGGCGACATCCGTCGCGGCCGTCGTCGACGGCGACCCCGTCGCGTCCGCGAACTTCCTCCCCGCCCTCGAAGACCTCTATGCCGCCGACGACGAGGCCGCCTACCGGAACGGTGAGAAACTCTCTGTGAGCCAACGCGACGACCCAGAGACGTGTACGGTCTGCCCGACGTTCTGGTGGAACTACGACGCTCGCGACGAGTACGCAGCAGCGACGCGGGCCATCGTCACACGATTCGGAGACATGCGTCGCTACGGGAGCATGCAGATAGCACTCTCGTTCGTCGCCGACGGCGCACTCGACGGCGTCATCACGAACAAGCGTGCGAACCCGTGGGACTCGGTGGCCGGTGTCCACCTCGTTCGGATGGCCGGCGGACGTGTCACCGACCTTGACGGCAACGAGTGGCGACACGACTCGGAGGGACTCGTCGCGTCGAACGGACACGTTCACGACACGGTCCTCGAAGCGGCCCGCGAGATTGCGGACCTGTAACTGACATTTAACGTCGTTCGCGCTTCCGCAAATGCGAAGTTAGCCCCCTCAGTACATGGCCGTATGGAACTCGACGCGACGGACAGGGCTATTCTCCGCCTCCTGATGGAGGATGCGCGGACACCATTCAGTGAGATTGCTCGCCAAATCGATATGTCGAGTGCGACGGTCCACGACCGAGTCGGACGAATGGAAGACGCAGGCGTCATTCAGGGGTATCACGCACACGTCGACCCGCGGAAAGTCGGGTTGGGCACGTCGGCACTCGTGGGATTCCGCGTCAAGCAAGGACGCGAAAAAGAGGCACTCCAGCAACTCCGCGAGATAGAGGGCGTCCAGGAGATAAACCTCACCACGGGCGAGTGGGACGTGATGCTTCGCGTGTACGCCGAAGACACCGACGCTCTTCGCGAACTCATGTTCGACCACATCGCGGAACTGGAAGGCTTCTCTCGGTCACAGACGATGGTCATCCTCGGAACCGAGTACGACGACCCGGTCTTACCGATTCAGGGCCCCGAAGACGACGGGTGACCGGGAACTGACCGACCGTGTTCACCACGGCGCGCAGACGTGGCGTGCAGTGAGAGTGCGATAGACCGGAACCCTAAACAGTCCCGCCGTCGGGGTTTCGGCTATGGCAACGGTATCAGAGCGAATTGGTCTCGACCCCGAACGCCTCTGGGGCCTCGGCGTCGCGGCCATCCTCGTCGCACTCGTCGGCGGGTCGCTCGCGTTCCCTCGCGTCGTCTACGACGGCTTCATCTGGAAATACTTCTGGGGCCCGGTCCAGGCGGACGCGAACTCGGCGGTCTGTGCGACGCGGGCAACCGGCGTCACGGAGTACCTCGGTAGTTCGTCGGCGTGCGCCGCCGCGGCCCAACCGGTCGCGTATCCCGGCTACACGCTCGTCTCGGAAGTCGGGTACATGGTCACGCTCGTCATCGCCCTCACGGGCGTGGTGTTCCTCCTTCGTCGTCTCGACATCGGCGAGAAACCACGGTTCTTCTACGCCCTCATTCCGTTCATGTTCTTCGGCGGCGCGTTCCGTGTCGTCGAGGACGCGAACGACGCACCGGGAATGGTGGACGCACTCATCACCTACCCGTGGAACACGCTCGTCATCAGCCCGGTCATCTACGTGACCGTCTTCGCGATTACACTCGTCGCCGTCCTCGGGAGCGTCGTCGCCGAACGGTCGGGTGTCATCGACGACTACGTGAAACCGCTGTTCGGGGCTGGCGTCGCCATCCTCGCAGTCACGCTGGGCTACCTGCTGTTCATCGGTGTCACGGGCGCGCAGGGCGCGACGTTCTACCCGCAAGTTCTCGTCGTCATCCTCGCCGGAGCGACTGCCGTCGCCGGGGTGACATGGGTCCTCCTCGAACGGTTCGCACCCGAAGTGAACGCCGGAACCGGTCTCATCGGCCTCGTCATCATCTGGGGTCACGCCGTCGACGGTGTCGCGAACGTCGTCGGACTCGACTGGATGACGGCGCTCGGTGCCGGAAACAACCTCATCCCGAAGCACCCGGTCAACAGGGCCGTCGTCGACTTCACCGCCTCGACGCTTCCGGAGTCTATCCTCGCCGTCACCGGTGACGCGTGGCCGTTCTTACTCGTCAAACTCGTCGCCGCGACGGCCGTCGTCTGGGTGTTCGACGAACAGATATTCGAGGACAGTCCGCGCTACGCCATCTTGCTCCTCATCGCCGTCCTCGCCGTCGGTCTCGGACCGGGGACGCGTGACATGCTTCGCGCGACGTTCGGCGTCTAGGCACCCAGCGGGACGATTACTCTTCTCTCACGTCCGCCGGCTTACTGCCCGCCGTAGGTTCATATACGAATCGGCGGCCAGACCGCGTGTGCTGTAACGACTACCGCACGACGGTACGCGGGTGTCCGACACTCCGTCGTGTGGCCTGCGGTGTGTCGGCTGTCAGCCACGAGTCAGTTATCGAACCGGTTACCTACGGGAACGGGTGGTACTCGCGGTCCAATCGAGGCTCAAAGCCGAGTTCGCGCGGGACGGACTCGGCGCGGTCAGCGAAGAACGGGTCGCCGATGAACAGGGGTTGCGCCTGCGGAACCAGCACGCGGACCGCCTCGAAGCCCAGTTGCTCCACATCTCTCGGCGTGGTTCGTGCGACGTAGGCGTCGAGGCCGGCGTCTGTGATGTGTTCGACGACTGCATCGAGTTCTCCCTCACCTTCGGGAACTTCGTCCGGTCCGACGGAGTCAGCGGGGATGGTCGCGTCGGGCGTGACGAACGCCTCGGCCGCCTCGGGGAAGTCTGCGTACGTTGCAATCGCACCGCCCTGTGTCGCCGCCTGTTCGGGGCCCATCGCTCGGAGTTCAGTCCAGTTCTGAAGTGCCTCTGCGAGTGCCGACCGAGCGGCGCTGTTGGCGTCGAGGTCCGCGCCAGAACCCATCGCGAACTGTGGCCACTCGTCGTCGCGGTGGACCGCGACGGCGACGACGGGCACGTCGACGTCCTGCGTGACCAGCAGTGCCGTCACGTCGAGGGCTTCCGACCGTGCTCGGGCAGCCAAGGTCTGGAACGTCTCGTCGGCCACGTCGAGCCCCAACGGGTCGAACGTCGAGTACCACGCGAGCATCGTCGCGTCGCGTTCGATGGTCTCGTAGAGGCCCGAGAGAATCGCTTCGGTCCCGGAGTTCCCGAGACCGAGTCCCGTCGTAATCGACGGTTTGTGTCGCTCTGTCGGCGGCGGGTAGTGGACGAACTCAGCGGGAAGCGACACAGACTCACCCGTGGCAAGGTGCTCGCCTTCGACCCACTGAATCGGTTCGTCTGGGTCAGGGTCACGGTACGAGTCGGGACGGACGAACCGACTCGGCGGGACCGCCCCCGGCCGTGAGGCGGCGGGTGCGACGGCGAATTCGCTCGACCGATAGACGCCCGCCGAGTAGCGTTCGAGCGCTTCGCCGAGTGCCTTCATGTAGGCTTCGTCCCACCCGGCGGCAGCGCCGCCGGCGAGTTCCGCCGCACGGGTATCCGCGTACGCCGTCGTGTCGGCGGTCTGTGCCATGTAGTACGGCAACGGGAACGACTCCCGTTCGCCGACCTGCGTGACGATACCGACACGCTCGTCGACGGCCATCTCGGCCCGTGCGAGTGCATCGTCTAGCTCGACGCTACGGAAGTCGCGTCGGACGGTCCGGTCGCGGTCGGTCGGCGATGGTGCCGGCAGAAACGACCGCTCCCGGCCGGGGACTTCGACGACGGTGCCTGCGATATCGTCTCCGGAGAGGAGCGAGATACCGCGCCGACCAGCAACCGCCCCGGCGAGACGGACCGCCGCCCGGTCACCCGAGGGCCGCCCGCTCGATTCGGTGGTCGACGCGACGCGCGCACGGAGGTCAGTGAATCCGCCACTGTCGTCGTCGAACGCCGAGACGGCGGCATCGATGTCGGCGATGGCGTGCCCTCCGATGCCGCCGATTTCGACCGCAATCCAGCGTCCGGCGGCGTCGTCTGCCACGTCGAAGGCCTCGTCACCGACTGCTGACACGACGAACCCGAGGTCGAACCCATCGAGGGCGTCAGGGGTCGTCTCGGTGACCGGTGCGTCGATGTCGGAACAGGCCGCGCGAATCGACTCGGCGGCGGGACCGCTCCCGACGAGTCCGATGTTCATACACGCGACGACGAACGGTGACGCAAAAAAGCGGGGGGTATCGGCGGACGGGTACCGACGTGCGTTATTCGAGGAGGCTCTGTGCGACCTCGGCGAGGTCGTCCACGTCAGCGTCGGCGAGTCGGTCGTCGCCGAGTTTCAGGCGGAGACGCGGGCGGCCAACGTCGATGGGGACCTTCTCGGTGTCGATGAGGCCGAGTTCTTCGAGTTTCGTCTTCGTCCGGGAGAACGTCGCCTTGCTGGCGATGCCGACGTCTTCGCCCCACTTGGAGATATCGTAGAGAAGCACTTCGTTCCGTGCGGCGACGAGGAGCGAGATGGTCACTTCGTCGAGGCCGTCGCCGTCACCGCGTGCGGACGAGAGCGACGCGAGCACGGCGTCGAAGTCGGAAAGCGTGTCCTCACCGATGTCTTCGGAGAGTGTCTCGCGGACGCGGGAGAGTGGTGGCGTGCGGAGTTTGAACTCGGGTGCGTCTTCCCAGTGCGCGCGGTGCGCGTCGAGTGCCGTCTCGACGAAGTCTTCGTCGTCGGTGACGAGGCCGGCAACTTTGCCGCCCGCGCCGACGAGTGCGACGACGGAGTTGGGTGTGACGAACAGCGTGTTCTCGACCTCGTCACGCGCGGTGCGCATCGAGAGTGCGCCGTCGACGACGAGGTTGGCGGCGTTGGAGGCGACGATGAAGTCGTCCATCACGTCTTTCAACACACTCTCTTCGGCGACAAGACGAATCTGTGGGAGGTCAGACTCAATCTCGGTGGCGACGGCCACGAGTCCCTCGATTACTTCGGCGGTCGGGTTTGCGACTAAAACCTCGTCCGCCGTCGAGGAGAGGACCGATTCGATGATATCCTCTACCCCCTCAGCGAGTAGATTAGAACGAATAGCCATGGCTTGAATATCGCCAGTAATATATTTAATATTAACGCAAGACGACCATCAGAACGTATCCGAATTCGAGTTGTACCAACTGTTTTACGGGCGAATTGAGCAACTTATTTCAGAAATTTTACTGCTGGATGCTCGTGGGAAAACTGGTATCGTCGGGGGTGGACTGCCGTAGTCGAATTAGACGGGGTTCGGCCGACTACGGAACCGGGTTCGGCGGTGAGACAGGTCAGTATCAGACACTCTCTACGCGTTCGTGCATTTGTCACCGCGCCCCACGAGGGGTGTATACATCACCGTGCAACACAACACCGGCAGGCGTAGCCAAAGGGGACACATTTATGCCCTAATTGGGCTGGATACTACACATGGACTACAGCCACGTCCGCGACGTCGACCCCGCTGTGGCAGACGCCCTCGAAGGTGAGGTCGAACGCCAGCGCGACACACTCGCGATGATTGCCTCGGAGAACCACGTCAGTGAAGCGGTCCTCGAAGCACAGGGAAGTGCGCTGACGAACAAGTACGCCGAAGGCTATCCCGGCAAGCGCTACTACGCTGGCTGTGAGTACGCCGACGAGGTAGAGAACCTCGCCATCGAGCGCGCCAAAGAACTCTGGGGTGCCGAGCACGTCAACGTCCAACCGCACTCCGGCACGCAGGCGAACATGGGCGTCTACCTCGCCATGCTCGAACCCGGCGACAAGATTCTCTCGCTCGACTTGACCCACGGTGGCCACCTGAGCCACGGTCACCCGGCGAACTTCACGGGCAAACTCTACGACGTAGAGCAGTACGAAGTCGACGCCGAGACTGGCTACATCGACTACGACCAGTTGGCAGAAAAGGCCGAGTCGTTCGAACCGGACATCATCGTCTCTGGCTACTCCGCGTACCCGCGCGCCGTCGAGTGGGAGACGATTCAGGACGTCGCCGACTCTGTCGACGCACTCCACCTCGCCGACATCGCCCACATCACGGGCCTCGTCGCCGCCGGTGTCCACCCCTCGCCCGTCGGCGTCGCCGACTTCGTCACGGGCTCCACGCACAAGACCATCCGCGCTGGCCGTGGTGGCATCATCATGTGCAACGAAGAGTACGCCTCCGACATCGACAGCGCCGTCTTCCCCGGCGGTCAGGGCGGCCCGCTCATGCACAACGTCGCCGGCAAGGCGGTCGGTTTCAAAGAGGCACTCGAACCTGAGTTCGAGGAGTACGCCCAGCAGGTCGTCGACAACGCGAAGGTCCTCTCCGAGACGTTCGAAGAACACGGCCTCAGCGTCGTCTCCGGCGGCACCGACACGCACCTCGTCCTCGTCGACCTGCGTGACTCCCACCCGGACCTCACCGGTGGCGACGCCGAAGACGCGCTCGAATCGACGGGCATCGTCCTCAACGCGAACACCGTCCCCGGCGAGACACGCTCCGCGTTCAACCCGAGTGGCATCCGCGCCGGCACGCCCGCACTGACGACCCGTGGCTTCGGCGAAGAGGAGATTCGAGAAGTCGGCGAACTCATCGTGAAGGTCGTCAACGACCCCGAGGACGACGACGTTCTCGCCGACGTCTCCGACAGCGTGCAGGAACTCTGCGACGCGCACCCGCTGTACGAGTAAGCGCATCCCACTGTTCTGTCTTTTTGACGTCCCCGTGAGTCGTGCGTCCGACCCGACACAGCGACCCGCTTTTTGTGGGCACCGGTCGTATCTCCTGTCTCCCAATGCGCAGACGTACCCTCCTCGACACACTCACAGCGTCGCTCGCCGAAGTGGCCGGATGTACGTCGCCGGGTGGAAGCCAACCCATGACCGACGAGACCGACAGCGAGGCGACGCCGACGCAGACAGGCGACGCCGACACCACGGCCCTACCGGACGAGACGACGGATCCGGATTCGACAGAATCCACCGTGACCGACGGTGGTCAACCCGAAGACGGGGACAGCGCTGGCGACAGTGACGAACTTGACTTGCGCGAAGCGAACGTGATGGCCGTCTCCGTCGAGCAATCGGGCGACGACTATCGATTCTCCGTGACGCTCCTCCACGACGTTCACGAGAGCATTGCTCTCGTGAGCCAACCAGAACGCTTAGCGTTCTGGTGACGACGACGGCGAAGATGGCTACGCGAACTGGTGGGTCGTCCGCGGGCACGACCAGACCCACGGGTACGGGGGGCAAGCGATGCTCGTGAACCTCGAAAGCGGTACGACGCGCGCCGAGCGACAGGGGCCGGAGCCTCGGTCGTTCGCCGACGCGACGTGCTGAGAGACAGATTCTGTTGAACTACTCTGTTGCTTGGTACTTTGTCGGGTCTGTGCTGAATACAGCGCGCGTATCGGTCACCAACGGGTGGTCAATACCAACATATCTGGATGGGCCGATTGAGAGGGTACACCTACCGTGGAAAAATTTATAATGATTTGTCAGTCTCTATTAAAGTAATGCCAGATTTTGAAGGGGGGTATGCCGCTGTCGGTGCCGCACTCGGGATACTGTTTGGCCTGATGCTCGGTGGCCCGTTTGGTGTGGTCTTGGGAGCCTTAGTCGGTGGAGGAATCGGGTGGTACCTCGAACGCAATTCGGCCGACTAGCTACCGACAATACCGACGGAGTCATCGGTCACGACGTGAAACTAACCGGCACCGAGTGCTGAACTCTCCCCTCTATTCAGCACGCTTCTTCAGACAGTGTTCGGTGAGATTTCTGTGGTTGTGCTGAATTGATGGTGCTTATACACCATAGGAGAGTGACAGAAAGCAAGTCATCATATCATGGATAATCGAAAAAATCGAGGCGCCGTATACCTCGTTGTTGGCTTAGGCCTGCTAATTAGTGCCGTCTCCCAATTGTTAGGTTGGGTTGTGATTACGCTACCGCCAATCGTCTATCTCGTACTGGGGATTGGCATATTCATTTACGGGCTGTTGCAAGCCACGTAACTGCAAGACGAACTCCCTGTATGTTACACTCCTTCTGACAGTGTTCGGTGAGGTTTCTGTGGCCGTGCTGAATACAGGGCGCGAGTCAAGCAGTTGCATGTACTACGTTCTTCTTAGACCTCTGAGATTTCAACAGGACTGAAAAATGATGTTTGGGCATCACATTTAATAGTGTGTGTGTAACATGCACAATGCCGGGGTGCCTCTGACATTAAACGCCGGCGTCTTACCTAACCGAGATGCCCGCTCGGTTAAGGGTATGGTGGTGGGGTATTCCCTCACCCTTTGTACAAGTACCAGAAGTTGGATAATCGAAATAGGATATTCGGTATTTCAAAGTTTGAACTAGACTCCTGTCGGAAATGGAACTGTGAGAAACGCGGAGTGACAACTCAATTAACCTCCTAATCGATGACCATATCTCCGAGGCCATGCTGAACTCACCCTCTGTCTGTGTCACGCCATTCCTGACAACGTCTGAGGATTTCAACAGAGTCGAGAGACGAGGTACTAACACATCCCCTGAGTAACACTATTACACACGGGGCCGTACACCCGGACGACTATGCCACCGATTCGTCGCCTCGTCCTCGACGTGCTGAAACCACACGCTCCGTCGACGGTGGAGTTCGCTCGGAAAGTGGCGGCCGCATCCGGCGTGGACGGAGCGAACGCCCTGCTCCTCGAAACCGACCGCGAGGTGCAGAACATCCGACTCGTCGTCGAAGGAGACTCCATCGACGTGGACGAAGTCGAAGACAGAATCACGAATCTCGGCGGGACGGTCCACTCCATCGACGAAGTCGTCGCCGGCGACGAGATGGTCGAGTCGCGAGACGTGCCACAAGACTGGTTACCGCCGTGACCCCGGACCGCGTCGTCGAACTTCTCCGGCAAGACAGCGTCCGCGCCATCTCTCGACGCTACCTCGTCTCGAACGGGTTCGACGGGGCGTTGACCTGCATCGGCATCGTCGTGGGCGCGTTTCTCACAGGCGTCACAGACGGGGTGACAGTCGTCAAAATCGGTCTCGGTGCCGCCGTCGGCCTCACGACATCCGGCGTCTGGAGCGTCTGGGAGATAGAACGTGCCGAGAAGTTGGCCGAACTCGAACGCATCGAAGAAGCGATGCTGACCGACCTGCGTGGGACTGTCGTCGAACGCGACAAGACCGCCGCGAGAGCCATCAATGCCACGGCAAGCGGACTCGGCCCCCTCGTCAGCATCGTCGTTCCGTTGCTCCCGTTCCTCGCTGTCGGGTCGCTCTTCTCGATGTTCACCG is drawn from Haloferax litoreum and contains these coding sequences:
- a CDS encoding VIT1/CCC1 transporter family protein; amino-acid sequence: MTPDRVVELLRQDSVRAISRRYLVSNGFDGALTCIGIVVGAFLTGVTDGVTVVKIGLGAAVGLTTSGVWSVWEIERAEKLAELERIEEAMLTDLRGTVVERDKTAARAINATASGLGPLVSIVVPLLPFLAVGSLFSMFTATALSVGLGTTILFVFGSYMGSISGQRWYVAGVRMALAGVAVAAVNLLFGG
- the glyA gene encoding serine hydroxymethyltransferase, whose product is MDYSHVRDVDPAVADALEGEVERQRDTLAMIASENHVSEAVLEAQGSALTNKYAEGYPGKRYYAGCEYADEVENLAIERAKELWGAEHVNVQPHSGTQANMGVYLAMLEPGDKILSLDLTHGGHLSHGHPANFTGKLYDVEQYEVDAETGYIDYDQLAEKAESFEPDIIVSGYSAYPRAVEWETIQDVADSVDALHLADIAHITGLVAAGVHPSPVGVADFVTGSTHKTIRAGRGGIIMCNEEYASDIDSAVFPGGQGGPLMHNVAGKAVGFKEALEPEFEEYAQQVVDNAKVLSETFEEHGLSVVSGGTDTHLVLVDLRDSHPDLTGGDAEDALESTGIVLNANTVPGETRSAFNPSGIRAGTPALTTRGFGEEEIREVGELIVKVVNDPEDDDVLADVSDSVQELCDAHPLYE
- the tbsP gene encoding transcriptional regulator TbsP, whose amino-acid sequence is MAIRSNLLAEGVEDIIESVLSSTADEVLVANPTAEVIEGLVAVATEIESDLPQIRLVAEESVLKDVMDDFIVASNAANLVVDGALSMRTARDEVENTLFVTPNSVVALVGAGGKVAGLVTDDEDFVETALDAHRAHWEDAPEFKLRTPPLSRVRETLSEDIGEDTLSDFDAVLASLSSARGDGDGLDEVTISLLVAARNEVLLYDISKWGEDVGIASKATFSRTKTKLEELGLIDTEKVPIDVGRPRLRLKLGDDRLADADVDDLAEVAQSLLE
- a CDS encoding DUF211 domain-containing protein; this encodes MPPIRRLVLDVLKPHAPSTVEFARKVAAASGVDGANALLLETDREVQNIRLVVEGDSIDVDEVEDRITNLGGTVHSIDEVVAGDEMVESRDVPQDWLPP